In Leptodactylus fuscus isolate aLepFus1 chromosome 9, aLepFus1.hap2, whole genome shotgun sequence, the genomic window TCTATCTTTGGCTCTCCCTGCTTCGAGAGCAGTACATCTCTGTACCCCGCCAGGGCAGTATAGTAATGATGTACAGTTCTGTTTGTGCAGTGTAAGGTGGAGGAGGGAGAGAAAGACTCCAAGGTGGGCTCTGCAGTTCTTCATCTGCTCCGTCTAGAGGGTCCCGAGTCCCCTGAACTGTCCGCACTCCGGGGCCGAGCCGATCCCAACCTCAACGCTGTAAAGATCGAGACGTTATCAGATGACGAAGAGATCGACATAACGGATGAGGTGGAGCTTACTCAGAATGAAGACCCGGAAGCGACTCCGGCAGAGGAGGCGGAGCCTACAGTCACAGAGCAGGGGGAGGAGCCAAGGACTGATCACATGTGTCAGCTGTCAGATATTGACCCCTCTCCCCAGACACAGAGCGAAACTCTGGCCCCCAGTCCTGAGCAGGAGGCAGCGGCGAGCCCTGACAGTCCAACTACACCCCCCCAAGACCAGGACGTCTGTCCGTCCTCATTACCGTCCCCACCGCCCTGCGAGCAGGAACAGCAGGATGACGAGGACGAGCTGAGACCGCCCGACCAGGAAGTGGAAATAGAGCGAGAGTTCATCTCCGAGGAGGAGAAGCAGGCCATCTCCGAATTCTTCGAGGGGCGTCAAGCCAAGACTCCAGAGCGCTATCTCCGGATCCGCAATTACATCTTGGATCAATGGTAACAAAACCGGAATGATTGAAACGcgatggtttgttacaatgtatcagtgcagataaTGTGTCTCTCTGTCTTTCTGGATTCTCTTCTCGTACGCAGGAAGGTTTGTAAACCAAATTATCTGAACAAAACGTCGGTGCGTCCGGGGCTGAAGAACTGCGGCGACGTGAACTGCATCGGGCGGATCCACACCTACCTGGAATTAATCGGAGCCATTAACTTTGGCTGCGGTAAGTCCCCGGACGTCACCTCGTATCCAGCAGTGAATCGGTAGGTTGTTGTCTCGCCCTCACCGCACTGTCCGTAAATTTCCAGAACAAGCCGTCTACAACCGACCGCGACCGGTGGACAGGACCAAGTCCAAAATGGGGAAGGACACCTTGGAAGCCTACGAGCTGGCTCATCGCCTGCAGACTATGGTACGATGACTTGGCCGTGTCTGTCATGCGATCAGTGTGACAGatttgtgagtgcagctctggctgtgactggagtacagTCCTTActgtttaaggggttttccaaatTGGGCAAAAAAAATAGCTCCAGCCAGTCATTGGCTGCACAGTCCGGGCAGTATACGGCTGTATCACCGCTCTCCTATTCTTCTATACTAGCGCACTAGAAGAAGACGCGTCCGAGACCCCTGGGGAAACTGGTGCGATGCCAAAGACCTGGAGGGACAGACTTTTGAGGTAGGCAGATGCTCTCCgaatgaattaaagggatttttgggattgAGTATACCATTAAGACAGACCTTTAATATTAGACAACCCCTGGACCCCGCAGACCAGCTGTTTGTCACACAGTTCAGATGCCATGTTTATCAGTCacttggcctgtttgcagctcagtctcattcaagtcaatggggctgaactgcaataccaaacacccgCACTAtataatgtacggcgctgtgctgggaaagcagtgaagagaccacagcgCTCATCTTCAACAGTAGATCACTGCTATTTATAGCGGTCAGACCTCTGCTttactgatacagagctccaaatctcctGCATGGAATAGACACAGTATTACATAACAttcatccaccactagggggagctcaggagcttactgcatacactGAGAACTCAATAACTGCACAGCATACAGTAAACTCCAGcggggtgtcatactgtaacataccgGCATCACAGGACTAATTCACACTGCAACAAACCATGTCTCTATTCCTCAGCATCTCTCGGCAGAAGAGCTGGCAATCAGACGGGAGAAGATGAAACAGTTAAAGTGCTCCAAAGGAGCGAGACCGTCGAAGAGGTGAGAAATTGTCAGATCTTTATAAACTTTATATATGATCAGTATCTTTATCCAAGTTCTAAAAGCAGGTGTTGGCGCTGTCAGAGCTGCagagtttgttacagtgtgtcagctGGACGAGATCTGGAGGGATTGCCAGGATTTGGAGGTTTCTGATCATTTCCAGCAAGTAGAGAACAAAGGAATTGTCCTTCTCTGGAGGTGCTGAGGATAGTCGTGTCCCTCCTCTGGCGCTGCTAGGGGGGCACTGGGGCTTAGAGGGTTTTGCACACTGACCCCCATCTATATCCAGTTTTGTATGACCTCCTTGCAGTTAACCtctacgattttttttttttttttttctcacagctCCTTTGACCCCTTCCAGCTGATTCCCTGCTCCAATTTTACCGAAGAGAAACCGGTAAGACTCTGTCTGTGCTGCGTGTAATCGAGGTGGCTATATAGTCTATATATATgtcacctagtggtgactgtataatctgtatgtactgagctccccctagtggtgactgtataatctgtatgtagtgagctccccctagtggtgactgtataacctgtatgtagtgagctcctcctagtggtgactgtataacctgtatgtagtgagctccccctagtggtgactgtataatctgtatgtagtgagctccccctagtggtgactgtatactctgtatgtagtgagctccccctagtggtgactgtataatctgtatgtagtgagctccccctagtggtgactgtataacctgtatgtagtgagctcctcctagtggtgactgtatactctgtatgtagtgagctcccctagtggtgactgtatgatctgtatgtagtgagctccccctaatggtgactgtataatctgtatgtagtgagctccccctagtggtgactgtataacctgtatgtagtgagctcctcctagtggtgactgtatactctgtatgtagtgagctccccctagtggtgactgtataatctgtatgcagtgagctccccctagtggtgactgtataatttgcatgcagtgagctccccctagtggtgactgtatactctgtatgtagtgagctccccctagtggtgactgtatactctgtatgtactGAGCTCTCTCTAGATTTGTTTTTGCCTTTCCCCCTCTTGTAGGCGCCGTTTCGAGTGAAAGTATCAGCCGAGGCCATGTTAATATTAGATTTGGTAAGTGATACATGAAGTCTTTGTTCGGCGTCCTGGAGTCACATGACACTCAGTGAccggtatatactgctgtatctgTCTTCCAGCACGCTCACGTCTCCATGGCGGAGGTTATCGGCCTATTAGGAGGAAGATATTCAGAATCGGAACATATAATCGAAGTAAGAACCTGATGGCATCGTATGTGTAACCTATAATCTATTAGTTGCACTATCCTGGCGCCCCCTACTGTCAGTGTTGGTGCTCGTCCAGCAGATTCCTGTAGGTTTCTACCCTCTGTCTTCCCAGATCTGTGCGGCGGAGCCGTGTAACAGCCTCAGCACCGGCCTCCAGTGTGAGATGGATCCAGTGTCCCAGACCCAGGCCTCGGAGGCCCTGCACCTGCGCGGCTACAGCGTCATCGGATGGTACCACTCCCACCCAGCGTTTGACCCTAACCCTTCAATCCGAGATATCGATACTCAGGCCAAGTACCAGGTGGGATGccggagtatatatatatatatatatacttgtataatATAGTGCATGCATATCTGACTATATACATAAGACCATAGGACATAAGCCGCCATTCTTTACACTGCCGACTGAATTCAAAGAACTGATAATAGGAAAGTATCCCCTCCTTAATACATAGTAGTAATAGAGGAGTCCGATCTGCCCCATGAGCCCCCTCCCTTCAGAATAgacccttatatacagtatataggggcagtacatACACAGATTGGTGGAGCGACCAGAGCTCACACTGTAATGCCCCTGGTTTTGCGGTAATCCGTCGTATTCCTCATTTCTGCCTCTTTCTcactttttatccttttattccaTATCCAGAGTTATTTTTCTCGGGGCGGAGCCAAGTTTTTGGGCATGATCATAAGCCCGTATAACCGGAGCAACCCCCTGCCCCAGTCCCAGCTCTCCTGCCTGGTGATCAGTGACGATCTGAGCGAAGATGGATCATACCGTAAGTGTCATGTGTGATGTCATCTCTACCGGGGAAGGCGGGTCAGcagctttgttacaatgtatcagtctaagCTATTTATTACAAAGTATCCAGTCCATCCGAAGTCCATGTAAGACCACGGACgggagctccccctggtggtggctgTGGGATCCGGAGCTCGGACTCTTCTCAGTAGTTTTCTGGATCTAATGTGTGATCTGATGGAGCTGTATACGTCCCGAGAATGGATATATGGGACCAGTCCTACCTGGTGTGATGGGGCCGgctcctctcctcgctcctgTATACAGCACCCGCCCTGAGCGGCTCTGTATCATTCTCTGTCTAGGACTTGCTCATCTAGTTATACAGCCAGGTTTTGGCTGATGCAATGTCGAGGCTGCCAGGTAGAGGCGCTCTACTTGTATGGGCTGCAGGGTCGGGGCGTTTGGCTTGTTACAGGGGTATTGAGGGAGGGGTGTAGACGATCAGGGACTGGTCTGCACTGGGTGCGGCTGGTCCTGGTGTCGTCATAACCTTTACCTAGTGATCGGCGCCTCTATTAAAGGCTCCCTATGAAGTCTAAGATGGACTTTGATTTGCTCATAAATCAGGAGCCGTCAGACGAGCGCTCTCCGGAGCCTGCTGTGTCCTGTACGGAGGACCTGCTGAGGCCTCAAGGTGTGAACACCCTCATAAAACCTGCTGTAAAGACTTGTCAAcatttaataaatgcaaaacctTAGGGTGGATCAGTGGTCTGAATGATGTCATAGCAGCTATACAGTGCTGGAATGGTTTGGAGAGGTCGAAGGTTCGAAATCTTCTGTTTTTTCAAATTTTGCCTGCCTCcatctgccactagggggagctcactgtatacagattGTGACAGCTCCAATTCAGCTGAATTATAAGCCCTTCCTTGTAACCAGTGCGCTGGTTTCCCATTCTCCTGAACGCTGGAGGTCGGCCCTCCAGTGATCGGACACCTTTCCCCTGTCCCGCAGGTAGGGGACAGGTGTCCATAACGCCTTTAAGACTAGTATACAGAATAAACTTCCCCTATCATGTCTGACACAGGAGCAGATCTCGTTACAGTGTGTCAGAGCTcctgtagtcactgaccggtctcCGTTCTTGCAGGAATACCGTACAGGTTTGATGTGGAGCACACGCCCGGGGAACCGCGCTGGGAGATTGTGTTTGAGAAGACGAGATGGATCATTGAGAAGTATCGACATTCCCGCAGGTAGGAGCGGCCGCCGCACCGGAATCTTCTGCTGGGATTAGAGCGCCTCCTATGTTCTTCCATTAGATCAGGGCATTATCAGTGTAGTGTGTCCTATTAGAGGGAGACCCCGCTGATCAGGACCACCGTCTGGGTGCATTGTTACCCATATAGCGCCCactgctgtccacaggttgtttgtggtattgcagctcagatacATTGAATTCTATACACAAGACGGCGGCGGCGGCCATGATGCTCTGTGGCCCCTTTAAGGATTTCAGCTAATTATCATTGATATTGACCTCTTCCAGCGGTCTcagacacctttttttttttttttttttttttttttttcccgctcccTTAATTTGCAGACTGTTAATGAATCCTTATTCAATTTGCGGGTTAATTATTTTTCCCTTTCGCACCTCGTCTTATCAGGTGAGAACAGAACATTGATCAGGGCGCGGGTCGATGTGCGAGCTGCGGCTGGAATGGGATATTGGATTAGATGTTATATCTCACTTCTTGTAATCGCCTCCATTAGAAATGACTCCGCACAGGTGATCGCACCGCCGCTCCCACACTGCACGAACTTTACACCGCTCTCCTTCTTTTTCTCTTTCATGTGCAGTAGCGTCCCCATGACCCGCCGCTACCGACAAGACTGCGACCTGACGTGTTTACAGAAGGTGGgtgtcatattatactgtatattatcacaggactgatgggggtctgacatccggaccccacgctgatcagctgatccaacTGCCAGGGTCCGGGGGCTGCAGCTCCGCTCCTGGACAGGTGTACGGCTCTGTAGTGATGGCGCCGGGGCCACAGCTCTGCTCCTGGACAGATAGATGGCTCTGTAGTGATGGCGCTGGGGCCACAGCTCTGCTCCTGGACAGATAGATGGCTCTGTAGTGATGGCGCTGGGGCCACAGCTCTGCTCCTGGACAGATAGATGGCTCTGTAGTGATGGCGCCGGGGCCACAGCTCTGCTCCTGGACAGATAGATGGCTCTGTAGTGATGGCGCCGGGGCCACAGCTCTGCTCCTGGACAGATAGACGGCTCTGCAGTGATGGCGCCGGGGGCCGCAGCTCTGCTCCTGGACAGGTAGACGGCTCTGTAGTAACCGCTCCGGGGCCACAGCTCTGCTCCTGGACAGATAGACGGCTCTGCAGTGATGGCGCCGGGGCCACAGCTCTGCTCCTGGACAGGTAGACGGCTCTGTAGTAACCGCTCCGGGGCCACAGCTCTGCTCCTGGACATTTGCACGGCTCTGCAGTGATGTCGCCGGGGCCACAGCTCTGCTCCTGGACATTTGCACGGCTCTGTAGTGATGGCGCCGGGGCCACAGCTCTGCTCCTGGACAGGTAGATGGCTCTGCAGTAACCGCTCCGGGGCCACAGCTCTGCTCCTGGACATTTGCACGGCTCTGTAGTGATGGCGCCGGGGCCACAGCTCTGCTCCTGGATAGGTGTACGGCTCTGTATTGGTGGCACCGGGGCCACAGCTCTGCTGGACAGGTGTACAGCTCTATAATGATGGCGCCGGGGCCACAGCTCTGCTCCTGGACAGGTAGACGGCTCTGTAGTAATGGCGCCGGGGCTGCAGCTTTGCTCTGGTTGATTGGAATGAGAGTAGAGCTGCTTGCAGTCTTATATCCTGTAACAACACAATTGATCGGTGCAGGGTCCAGGTATCCTAATACAAACGTATACATAGTGATGACCTCTCCTATGCATGTCATCAGTATCCAATACACATGGACACCGTGCTGATCAGCTGATGCAGAACATATACAGCCGGGATCAGTGTATGAGAACAGGGCTGCAGTTACCGGCCCCACAGCTACAGAACAgagcgccatacactgtatacagctttgaGTCCATATACTGCAGTAGTGGCGCCTGGCACTTGATGGGAAGAAGCGTCCCTGCTCCtatcatttaccgtatttttcggactataagacgcactggactataagacgcacacgtagaggagaaaaatagggaaaaaaaaaatttcaggcaaaaaatggtaaaatatttaatatatgggagttgtagttttggaacagctgcaaggccacattgacaggtgaccctgcagctgtacggggatgtatagggcgttttttttgtggggccaggtgtagaccgggcattttcagacacagggatacctaatgtatatgtttcacagtaatgttatacttttatatgtattctagggaaaggaggtgaacttttatttattttattttttattatattttttttaagtggtttttttttttttttactattttaatatcccccgcctagagggcttgaacctgcaatcatttgattgcaagtcccatagacggcaatacaagtgtattgccgtctatgggagattctatacattactatcgcggagggtcatagaccagccgcgatagtaatatatatctaggacaggcctgggagccttcattaggctcccggctgtcatcggaacaggccggctcctgcggcctcgccgtgcaggagccggcctgcatcactaaaggtatggggccggtgggggggggctaactaactgtcgggacctgcggaggagcagtgggtttgcagcatggccgcgctactgccaccgctggttttcttcagcggcaggagcgcggcaatctgcaggccccggcagctaagacagtccccggcatctgctgtaatagaccggcggatgccggggagtgtcttagctgccggggcctgcagtattgtcacactcctgccgctgaagaaaaccagcggtggcagtagcgcggcaatctgcaggccccggcagctaagacactccccggcatccgccggtctattacagcagatgccggggactgtcttagctgccggggcctgcggattgccgcgctactgccgctgaagaaaaccagcggtggcagtagcgcggccatgctgcaaacccacattcagactataagacgcaccctcattttcctccgaaatttgggggaaaaaaagtgcgtcttatagtccgaaaaatacggtaccttctGGCAGCCGAAACAGgatggggtccaggtgtcagacccagaCCTACCAATTATCTTCACGTCCTCTACAATCCTTTTACTAATCCTACAGTTTATGCAGCGATTCCACCACTAGGCCTCAATCACACAATGTTGTTGTAATGGATCTGGGCCCAAGTGAATGATCGGAGGAGTCTTAGCCCAGCCCGAGTTCACGGATCCCTCAAGACTCTTATCTGTTAGAgcgggggtagggaaccttcggctcttcagctgttgcaaaactacaactcccagcatgcatacttcctctgctgttcttggaagtgaatggagcatgctgggagttgtagtttcacagaagctggagcgccgaaggttccctacccctgtattaGAGAGTTGTGAAGTCGGATTTGCCTTAGCTCTGCACTTGGCTGAGGGCTGGGCCCTACACTGTGACTGTAGCCTGTAGATACCTCAGAGCCCAGCAGGTGGCGCTCTATAACATCCATAGTGATTGCACTGATAGACATGTGGGTCGGGCTCACAATTCTTCACTATGATTTGCATTATAAATGACTTGACCGTGAACAGTCACATGCCAACCAATATGGCGGCCATAGGGCTGGTCACTCAGACCTAACCCTGAGGTGTAAGGCGCCGTCTGCGGCCAGATAGCGTAACTGAAGACGTttctataataatacaataatatcctATTTGGAGGATCTTTTTCGGAGGGTTTTTGTTTCTTGCGAACATCAGACGCGCTGACAGCTTAAGCGAAGTGTAATCCTGTCATCTGGCGCCGTCCAGGTCAGTAAAGTGCAAGAAGCAGCAGAAATGATTATTTACACTGCAGGTGCAAAAACTAATCTCTGTTCAATATCCCTGCAGTTCCCTCCGCTGCCACTAGGGGTTAAACAGCCCATGCCGATATAAGGCTGTGACTATCAGGGTGTCAGATTGTTCCGGATATAATTGCGTGTTGGCCACGGTCATGTGACCTTCCAGGCTCGCCCCACACACCCCTGGCGAGTGCGAAATACCTGCAGACACCAGATCCCGCCGCCACGTGTCCCGTTTCCTTCATTCCTCCGGAATTATCTGTCAGATAAAAATACCTCCTGACACCTAATAAAAACAAGCAGTGGGGGAGGGGATTTAAAGAGCCCCCCCCTACCTACAGATCTctcacactccagtcacatccaatgcTGCCTGCTAGCTCTGACTCTAGTCACCTCTGGAGCTGCGGTGTGTCACATGACTGTAAAATTACCCCTGTGGCAAACAAATGTACCCTGAACCCCCCGGCAGCTTTATATCTAACGGACGAAGCTTTggaggtgactagagtataagacatagCTCGGATACGTGTATTTTTGGGGGCAGGTGATCCCGCCGCCTTGTGTTAACCATCTCCTCTCTGTCCTGGTTGCAGCTTTTGTCGTGTTTGAGGAGGTCGCTGGTAAATTCGTCCTGCGCAGCGTTCGCGGATGAATTCCTGGGCAGGATCGAGGATTATTTCCTGAACAGCTACACAAACCTGAAGGAGGAGagcgaggtgggggaggggctgcCTGCGGAGGAGACGGGACCCCACTGATGGACTAGCAATGTCTACATTACATTAACCCTGTAAAGACAGCGTATCCATAAGGAGGACTGAGAGCAGGAGCTCCTCCCACAGGACTTGTTGTGGGGGTCCGGGCTCTCATCATAGAAGACCTCCGAGCTCAGTCCCCTTCAACCCATTGCTTAACTGGACGGTTCGGTCATCCAGAGAGAGACTGTATACATCTGTACATGAGACATCCCATGAAGTGTCCTAGTAGAGCATTGTACAAGAGGTTCACCAAAATAAACCGCCCCTTTAACTGTAACTCACAAATATTACTGTTTGTGTTCTTGTGTACAGACGGGAGATCCTACGTGTCACATCACCTTCATTATGGCAACATGTCTACTGAGAGACTGCCTCAAGCCCCGCCCCTGAGAAGCTCAGTAAGAAACCccccaagcccccccccccccccccccgaggagctGTGAACCCTCCCAAGCCCCGCCCCTGAGGCACTCAGTAGAAACctatgcgctcactattctgctggtacagtcactgtgtacatacattacattacttatcctgtattatactccagagctgcgctcactattctgctggtacagtcactgtgtacatacattacattacttatcctgtattatactccagagctgcactcactattccgctggtacagtcactgtgtacatacattacattacttatcctgtattatactccagagctgcgctcactattctgctggtacagtcactgtgtacatacattacatgacttatcctgtattatactccagagctgccctcactattctgctggtacagtcactgtgtacatacattacattacttatcctgtattatactccagagctgcgctcactattctgctggtacagtcactgtgtacatacattacattacttatcctgtattatactccagagctgcgctcactattctgctggtatagtcactgtgtacatacattacattacttatcctgtattatactccagagctgcgctcactattctgctggtacagtcactgtgtacatacattacattacttatcctgtattatactccagagctgcgctcactattctgctggtgcagtcactgtgtgcatacattacattacttatcctgtattatactccagagctgcgctcactattctgctggcagtcactgtgtacatacattacattacttatcctgtattatactccagagctgcactcactattctgctggtgcagtcactgtgtacatacattacattacgtatcctgtattatactccagagctgtgctcactattctgctggcagtcactgtgtacatacattacattacttatcctgtattatactccagagctgcactcactattctgctggtgcagtcactgtgtacatacattacattacttatcctgtattatactccagagctgcgctcactattctgctggtacagtcactgtgtacatacattacattacttatcctgtattatactccagagctgcgctcactattctgccggtacagtcactgtgtacatacattagcagaatagtgagtgctgctctggagtatattacaggcaGTGTaattgatgctaggttcacacctgcgttcttctttccgttctgtagttaccgtcttctgcatgccagaagagggaaatcacagaccgggtccggccgtgagcggcggtgagcgttttatgctctccgccacaaaaccgttttttttaatccggacacagagtactgcatgtccgactctgtgtccagattgaaaaacccggtttcgcggcggagagcataaaacgctcaccaccgctcacggccggacatctttctcacccattcaaatgaaagactcctgcaggttttcgtatcctgctctgttttatgcaggaaacggaaacctgcataacggagtgctgggcgcaga contains:
- the MYSM1 gene encoding deubiquitinase MYSM1 encodes the protein MAEEADVDIEGDVTESCRGTYESLSSPFTPDHYLDPVWKREDELTPWTLDSTISDENRAAIEKMLLEEEYYFSNKPSAAKFWSEAKDDDKPAIKRSPHKRVARVPVRSPAKPGGSSGSNSVKWTAEEKLLFEQGLAKYGRRWTSIARVIGSRTVLQVKSYARQYYKNKCKVEEGEKDSKVGSAVLHLLRLEGPESPELSALRGRADPNLNAVKIETLSDDEEIDITDEVELTQNEDPEATPAEEAEPTVTEQGEEPRTDHMCQLSDIDPSPQTQSETLAPSPEQEAAASPDSPTTPPQDQDVCPSSLPSPPPCEQEQQDDEDELRPPDQEVEIEREFISEEEKQAISEFFEGRQAKTPERYLRIRNYILDQWKVCKPNYLNKTSVRPGLKNCGDVNCIGRIHTYLELIGAINFGCEQAVYNRPRPVDRTKSKMGKDTLEAYELAHRLQTMRTRRRRVRDPWGNWCDAKDLEGQTFEHLSAEELAIRREKMKQLKCSKGARPSKSSFDPFQLIPCSNFTEEKPAPFRVKVSAEAMLILDLHAHVSMAEVIGLLGGRYSESEHIIEICAAEPCNSLSTGLQCEMDPVSQTQASEALHLRGYSVIGWYHSHPAFDPNPSIRDIDTQAKYQSYFSRGGAKFLGMIISPYNRSNPLPQSQLSCLVISDDLSEDGSYRIPYRFDVEHTPGEPRWEIVFEKTRWIIEKYRHSRSSVPMTRRYRQDCDLTCLQKLLSCLRRSLVNSSCAAFADEFLGRIEDYFLNSYTNLKEESEVGEGLPAEETGPH